The following proteins are encoded in a genomic region of Bernardetia sp. MNP-M8:
- a CDS encoding winged helix-turn-helix domain-containing protein: MNFQLSISERDILKDYRKSSSGNKDYIRCTVLLGLDQGKSAKDLSELLGVDLSSVYNYVKSYNSCGLSSFISSNYLGFWGKLDSFDLADLDKELRSHLHKNCQSIAYWIKENLGIDYATKSLPSLMKRLGFSYKKTKTVPAKADKELQTHFIEDIEALIERLDSENAVLLYADAVHPQWNTRSNYAWIPTGEEREIKSSSGRKPPFNVVFQ, from the coding sequence ATGAATTTTCAACTTAGTATTTCTGAACGAGATATTTTAAAAGATTATCGTAAAAGTTCTTCAGGAAATAAGGACTATATTCGTTGTACTGTTCTTTTAGGTCTTGACCAAGGTAAGTCAGCAAAGGATTTGTCAGAGCTTTTAGGTGTTGATTTAAGTAGTGTTTATAATTATGTAAAAAGTTATAATTCCTGTGGTCTTTCTAGTTTTATTTCTTCTAATTATTTAGGTTTTTGGGGTAAGTTGGATAGTTTTGATTTGGCAGATTTAGATAAAGAACTTCGTTCTCACTTGCATAAAAACTGCCAGTCTATTGCTTATTGGATAAAAGAAAATTTAGGTATTGATTACGCTACTAAAAGTCTTCCTAGTTTGATGAAACGTCTAGGTTTTTCTTATAAAAAGACAAAAACAGTTCCTGCTAAAGCTGATAAAGAACTTCAAACTCACTTTATAGAAGATATAGAGGCTTTGATAGAGCGTTTAGATTCAGAAAATGCTGTTCTACTCTACGCAGATGCTGTTCATCCTCAATGGAATACCCGAAGTAATTATGCTTGGATTCCAACAGGAGAGGAAAGAGAAATTAAAAGTAGTAGTGGTAGAAAGCCCCCGTTCAACGTAGTATTCCAATAG
- a CDS encoding transposase: MSERAYSINNPDGIYFVTFSVVNWIDIFVRQRYKDIIVESLKYCQANKGLEVFGWCLMSSHIHLIIRAKEGYNLSDILRDFKKFTSSRLIKSISDRDEPESRREWMLWMFERAAKKNSRNTNYQLWQQNNHAEELFSDKFLHQKLNYIHNNPVVEGIIEEADQYLYSSAKNYQDQKG; this comes from the coding sequence ATGAGCGAAAGAGCATACAGTATCAATAATCCTGATGGTATTTATTTTGTTACTTTTTCTGTTGTAAACTGGATAGATATTTTTGTTCGGCAACGATACAAGGATATTATTGTGGAAAGTTTGAAATATTGCCAAGCCAATAAAGGGTTAGAGGTTTTTGGTTGGTGCTTAATGAGTAGCCATATTCATTTGATTATACGAGCAAAAGAGGGATATAATTTGTCTGATATTTTGCGTGATTTTAAAAAATTTACTTCTTCTCGTCTTATAAAATCTATTTCAGATAGAGATGAGCCAGAGAGCAGACGAGAATGGATGTTGTGGATGTTCGAACGAGCAGCCAAGAAAAATAGTAGAAATACAAACTATCAACTTTGGCAACAAAACAATCACGCAGAAGAGCTTTTTAGTGATAAGTTTTTGCATCAAAAGCTAAATTATATCCATAATAATCCTGTTGTTGAGGGTATTATAGAAGAAGCAGACCAGTATTTATACAGTAGTGCCAAAAACTACCAAGATCAAAAGGGTTGA
- the hemF gene encoding oxygen-dependent coproporphyrinogen oxidase, producing the protein MNSLDTTTQLSNDFTQHKTQISTWFQGLQSRICQALEETDGKSSFQIDTWERKGGGGGKSRVIENGNLIEKGGVNFSAVFGESPAQMLKLMKLEPADFFATGVSIVLHPKNPLVPIIHMNVRYFEMSNGIYWFGGGIDLTPHYVFDEDAKFFHHSLKTACDKHHKSYYPEFKKKADDYFYIPHRKETRGIGGIFFDHLKEQEDITKQDRWDFVREIGEAFAPIYTQIANKNKTLPFTKEQTEWQRIRRGRYVEFNLVYDRGTKFGLETDGRTESILMSLPPEANWQYAHEPQKGSEEERTLSLLKKGIDWV; encoded by the coding sequence TTGAATAGCTTAGATACAACTACACAACTCTCAAACGATTTTACGCAGCATAAAACTCAAATCTCTACTTGGTTTCAAGGTTTGCAAAGCAGAATCTGTCAAGCACTAGAAGAAACTGATGGAAAATCAAGTTTTCAAATTGATACTTGGGAGCGAAAAGGTGGTGGAGGTGGAAAATCTCGTGTTATCGAAAATGGAAATTTAATTGAAAAAGGAGGTGTTAATTTTTCGGCAGTCTTTGGTGAATCTCCAGCCCAAATGCTAAAACTTATGAAATTAGAACCTGCTGATTTTTTTGCAACAGGTGTTTCTATTGTTTTGCATCCAAAAAATCCACTTGTTCCGATTATTCATATGAATGTTCGTTATTTTGAAATGAGCAATGGAATCTATTGGTTTGGTGGTGGCATTGACCTTACTCCTCATTATGTTTTTGATGAAGATGCAAAATTCTTTCATCATTCTTTAAAGACAGCTTGCGACAAACATCATAAAAGTTATTACCCAGAATTTAAGAAAAAAGCAGATGATTATTTTTATATTCCTCACCGTAAAGAAACACGAGGTATTGGAGGAATATTTTTTGACCATTTGAAAGAACAAGAGGATATTACAAAACAAGACCGTTGGGATTTTGTACGAGAAATAGGAGAAGCATTTGCACCAATTTATACTCAAATAGCCAATAAAAATAAAACTCTTCCTTTCACAAAAGAACAAACAGAATGGCAGCGCATACGACGAGGACGTTATGTAGAATTTAATTTAGTCTATGACAGAGGAACAAAATTTGGCTTAGAAACCGATGGAAGAACCGAGTCAATTTTGATGAGTTTGCCACCAGAAGCAAATTGGCAATATGCACATGAACCACAAAAAGGAAGCGAAGAAGAGCGAACGTTATCACTTTTGAAAAAGGGAATTGATTGGGTTTAA
- a CDS encoding M15 family metallopeptidase — protein MKNISYLILSILLISLFFSCTNQESKKLQASEEIEKVRQDSIRKIEAQRAEFVEDSLKRIELQKELQARAEAEKQAYFEKLEDSAMVELINYDSSLVLDIRYATENNFMKQKVYPCPKALLRKVAAEALFEAHQKFKEQGYRIKIYDGYRPLSVQWILWNTTTNKNYVANPKKGSNHNKGCAVDMTLIDADGNELNMGTGYDFFGKEAHHTFTDFPAETKNEILKNRMILKTIMESVGFKSISNEWWHYDFKIKYPVSDTPLPCE, from the coding sequence ATGAAAAATATATCCTATCTAATTCTGTCAATTTTACTAATTTCACTATTTTTTAGTTGTACAAATCAAGAGTCTAAAAAATTGCAAGCCAGTGAAGAAATAGAAAAAGTACGTCAGGATTCTATCAGAAAAATAGAAGCACAAAGAGCCGAATTTGTAGAAGATTCTTTAAAAAGAATAGAACTTCAAAAGGAGCTTCAAGCAAGAGCAGAAGCTGAAAAGCAAGCCTATTTTGAAAAATTAGAAGATTCTGCAATGGTCGAACTTATCAACTATGATTCTAGCTTAGTTTTAGATATTCGATATGCGACAGAAAATAATTTCATGAAACAAAAAGTCTATCCTTGTCCGAAAGCACTTTTGAGAAAAGTAGCAGCCGAAGCACTTTTTGAGGCACATCAAAAATTTAAAGAACAAGGTTATAGAATCAAAATTTATGATGGATACCGTCCTTTGTCTGTGCAATGGATTTTGTGGAATACCACAACAAATAAAAATTATGTTGCCAATCCTAAAAAAGGTTCAAATCATAATAAAGGCTGTGCTGTCGATATGACGTTGATAGATGCAGATGGAAACGAGCTGAATATGGGAACAGGATATGATTTTTTTGGAAAAGAAGCACATCATACTTTTACTGATTTTCCTGCTGAAACAAAAAATGAAATTTTGAAAAATAGAATGATATTAAAAACGATTATGGAAAGTGTAGGTTTTAAATCTATTTCGAATGAGTGGTGGCATTATGATTTTAAGATAAAATATCCTGTTTCAGATACGCCTTTGCCGTGTGAATAA
- a CDS encoding SPOR domain-containing protein: MIKKYCYTKTVFLLSLLCFVFSLSASAQQVTIPEEVCMNGFEQQLYALIDTYRGENEAHKIEVSKKLTFVAKLHARDLYHNRIDKDSCSMQSWSDKGFWNACCFSERDNSKQSCMWDKPKEITGYGGKAYEVIYNGGSEPKRIMELWKGSSFYSDILKNSGRYADKDWAAVGIGQYKNVTVVWFGEVEDEDKDVQNCTGAEPEYDLKNGTLSTSTQVADNGSNEVTTLTGDNENTDADAGSTSSNTGLESGKFYLIYGSYSTQEYADAAVRQLSGQFPQARVITTNDSDRYRIALYEYTTKEEARDAQNKLDYTYVGAWVLAAE; this comes from the coding sequence ATGATAAAAAAATATTGTTATACAAAAACAGTTTTTCTTCTCAGCTTACTCTGTTTTGTATTTTCCCTCTCAGCTTCAGCACAACAAGTCACTATTCCAGAAGAAGTTTGTATGAATGGTTTTGAGCAGCAACTTTATGCGCTCATTGATACGTATCGTGGCGAGAACGAAGCTCATAAAATAGAAGTTTCTAAAAAACTTACTTTTGTAGCCAAACTGCATGCAAGAGATTTGTATCACAACCGAATAGATAAAGATTCATGTAGTATGCAAAGTTGGTCTGATAAAGGCTTTTGGAATGCGTGTTGTTTTAGTGAAAGAGATAACTCAAAACAATCGTGTATGTGGGACAAACCAAAAGAAATCACAGGATATGGAGGAAAAGCGTATGAAGTAATTTATAATGGAGGAAGTGAACCCAAACGAATTATGGAACTTTGGAAAGGAAGTTCTTTTTATTCGGATATTCTAAAAAACTCAGGTCGTTATGCTGATAAAGATTGGGCTGCTGTAGGCATTGGACAGTATAAAAATGTAACTGTAGTTTGGTTTGGAGAAGTAGAAGACGAAGATAAAGATGTGCAAAATTGTACTGGTGCAGAGCCTGAATATGATTTGAAAAATGGAACATTATCAACTTCTACTCAAGTTGCTGATAATGGAAGCAATGAGGTAACTACACTTACAGGAGATAACGAAAATACAGATGCTGATGCAGGAAGTACAAGCTCAAATACGGGATTAGAAAGTGGGAAATTTTATCTGATTTATGGAAGTTATTCTACACAAGAATATGCTGATGCTGCTGTCAGACAATTGAGTGGACAGTTTCCACAAGCAAGAGTTATCACTACAAATGATAGCGACCGTTACAGAATTGCGCTTTATGAATACACTACCAAAGAAGAAGCACGAGATGCTCAAAACAAATTAGATTATACGTATGTAGGTGCTTGGGTACTTGCAGCAGAATAA
- a CDS encoding outer membrane beta-barrel protein: MKSIFSFPIFILSCFFILSFSNFAFAQNYNLQGIVLEKETSEPLISANIVMRFASDTSKFVFATTDFEGKFSFKNLTQQNYILQISYVGYQNYSQNIILSKPSTVLEPILIEESTLLAVTVEGRQTISEQIGDTTQYNASAFKTEKNADAETLLKKMPTITTENGQIQAQGEAVGKVLVDGKEFFGNDANLALKSLPAEIIEKIQVFDQESDQARFSGVSDGNTVKTINIVTKKDSRNGQFGKIYAGYGTDERYFAGGNINFFNGKQRISVIGITNNVSQQNFSTQDLLGVVGSTGNTRGRGRRNRGNPSDVNNFLVGGQNGITKTSSIGINYSDEWGKKIQLSGSYFFNWSDNSATTNLTRDFFLQDDANGAAQNQFYNENQISGSDNQNHRFALRFEYKIDSVNELILTPRLNIQNYKSNSLTDAQTLLDDDFLLNRTVNNFNNNSTAFNFENDALFRHRFKKRGRTLSVKLNTQANLQDGQNSLLANVETLKSSDTLNQETFNTKNDILWATEVEYTESLSEKSSLQIEYEYSNNQIENETETFDIFSELNQGRILNNQLSSTIESDYLYHKAGLGYSYRTKKLNINTSFNYQNATLNGGQTFPFETNFKRNFQNILPRVVIRYEISDNSNLRLIYRSSTRNPQITQLQEVLDNSNPLQLSIGNEDLNQQVENRYIARYSYNNPDKRINFFTFAYLRQTNDYITNSTWIAQQDSVTVEGVLLNEGVQLTRPVNVDGYLTGRLNAMIGIPFWKLNFNLNNQFGYNRIPTVINGEKNIANNYSFTEGLTISSNINEKIDFGITYNLGYNIVENTIQPQADNNYLTHTLEFRNLFLFKKGFLWQNDLTYQSYNGLSDSFNQDYLLWSMSVGKRFMKDERAELKLTVFDLLNQNNSISRNVTETYVEDIQTQVLNRYFMVSFTYMIRNFKTAKAKEMEQEKRGRGKGRN; this comes from the coding sequence ATGAAATCTATTTTTTCCTTTCCCATTTTTATTCTTTCTTGTTTTTTTATTCTTTCGTTTTCTAATTTTGCTTTTGCTCAAAATTATAATTTACAGGGAATTGTTTTAGAAAAAGAAACCTCTGAGCCTCTTATTTCTGCAAATATTGTAATGCGTTTTGCCAGTGATACTTCAAAATTTGTTTTTGCAACAACAGATTTTGAAGGAAAATTTTCATTCAAAAATCTTACTCAGCAAAATTATATTCTTCAGATTAGTTATGTAGGCTATCAAAATTATTCTCAAAATATTATTTTATCAAAGCCAAGTACAGTTTTAGAGCCTATTTTGATAGAAGAAAGTACACTTTTAGCCGTAACTGTTGAGGGAAGGCAAACCATTTCGGAGCAAATAGGTGATACAACACAATATAATGCTTCTGCTTTCAAGACTGAAAAAAATGCAGATGCTGAAACTCTTTTGAAAAAAATGCCTACTATCACTACCGAAAATGGACAAATACAAGCACAAGGAGAAGCAGTAGGGAAAGTTTTGGTAGATGGAAAAGAGTTTTTTGGTAATGATGCTAATTTGGCTTTAAAAAGTTTGCCAGCCGAAATTATAGAAAAAATACAAGTTTTTGACCAAGAAAGCGACCAAGCACGATTTTCTGGAGTAAGTGATGGAAATACTGTAAAAACTATAAATATTGTTACCAAAAAAGATAGCCGAAATGGGCAATTTGGAAAAATTTATGCAGGTTATGGAACAGATGAACGTTATTTTGCAGGAGGAAATATTAATTTTTTTAATGGAAAACAACGTATTTCTGTTATCGGAATTACAAATAATGTAAGTCAGCAAAATTTTTCTACACAAGATTTATTGGGAGTTGTGGGTTCAACAGGTAATACAAGAGGTAGAGGACGCAGAAATAGAGGAAATCCTAGTGATGTAAATAATTTTTTGGTAGGTGGACAAAATGGAATTACAAAAACTAGCAGTATAGGAATTAATTATTCTGATGAATGGGGAAAGAAAATTCAACTTTCAGGGAGCTATTTTTTCAACTGGAGCGACAATAGTGCAACAACAAACCTAACGAGAGATTTTTTCTTACAAGATGATGCAAATGGAGCAGCTCAAAATCAATTTTATAACGAAAATCAAATTAGTGGTAGTGATAATCAAAATCATCGTTTTGCGCTTCGTTTTGAATACAAAATTGATTCAGTAAATGAACTTATTCTGACACCAAGATTAAATATTCAAAATTACAAAAGCAATAGCCTTACTGATGCTCAAACACTTTTAGATGATGACTTTCTTTTAAACAGAACTGTAAATAATTTTAATAATAATTCAACAGCCTTTAATTTTGAAAATGATGCTCTCTTTCGTCATCGTTTCAAAAAACGTGGTCGTACTCTTTCTGTAAAATTAAATACACAAGCTAATTTACAAGACGGACAAAATAGCCTTTTAGCAAATGTAGAAACATTGAAAAGTTCTGATACACTCAATCAAGAAACTTTTAATACTAAAAATGATATTCTTTGGGCAACTGAAGTAGAATACACAGAGTCTCTTTCAGAAAAATCTAGTTTACAAATTGAGTATGAATACTCAAATAATCAAATAGAAAACGAAACAGAAACCTTTGATATTTTTTCAGAATTAAATCAGGGCAGAATATTGAATAATCAACTTTCTTCTACTATTGAGAGTGATTATCTGTATCATAAAGCAGGTTTAGGTTATAGTTACCGTACCAAAAAACTCAATATTAATACTAGTTTTAATTATCAAAATGCAACTCTAAATGGAGGGCAGACTTTTCCTTTCGAAACTAACTTTAAAAGAAATTTTCAAAATATTTTACCTAGAGTAGTCATTCGTTATGAAATTTCGGATAACAGTAACTTGCGTTTGATTTATCGTTCTTCTACTCGTAATCCTCAAATTACACAGCTTCAAGAAGTGCTTGATAATAGCAATCCTTTACAACTTTCTATTGGTAATGAAGACCTAAATCAACAAGTAGAAAATCGTTATATTGCTCGTTATTCGTATAATAACCCTGATAAACGTATTAACTTCTTTACTTTTGCATATCTAAGACAAACAAATGACTATATCACAAACTCTACTTGGATAGCACAACAGGATTCAGTAACTGTAGAAGGAGTTTTATTGAATGAAGGTGTTCAGCTTACTCGCCCAGTCAATGTAGATGGTTATTTGACAGGACGTTTGAATGCAATGATTGGCATTCCATTTTGGAAACTTAATTTTAATCTCAATAATCAGTTTGGTTACAATAGAATTCCTACTGTCATTAATGGAGAAAAAAATATTGCGAATAATTATAGCTTTACAGAAGGACTGACAATTAGCAGCAATATTAATGAAAAAATAGACTTCGGAATTACTTATAATTTAGGTTATAATATCGTAGAAAATACAATTCAACCACAAGCAGACAATAATTATCTGACACATACTTTAGAGTTTAGAAATTTATTTCTATTCAAAAAAGGATTTTTATGGCAAAATGATTTAACTTATCAGAGTTATAATGGTCTTTCAGATAGTTTCAATCAAGATTATTTATTGTGGAGTATGAGTGTAGGAAAACGTTTTATGAAAGATGAAAGAGCAGAATTAAAACTAACTGTTTTCGATTTGTTAAATCAAAATAATAGTATTTCTAGAAATGTTACCGAAACTTATGTTGAAGATATACAAACGCAGGTTTTAAATCGTTATTTTATGGTAAGCTTTACCTATATGATTCGTAATTTCAAGACTGCCAAAGCAAAAGAAATGGAACAGGAAAAACGTGGAAGAGGCAAAGGAAGAAATTAA